One genomic region from Pempheris klunzingeri isolate RE-2024b chromosome 4, fPemKlu1.hap1, whole genome shotgun sequence encodes:
- the mcamb gene encoding melanoma cell adhesion molecule b isoform X2 — translation MAARDFASLLFGLLLLFHTWGALAVVEVNMEDRVEVFRGYTAQITCMFTSDDGVGGVIIQWLYVTPSGERKRIYYQDTTMKVVDRGTLFTDRMSVNGTGATGEVVLTISNVQLTDELEFICLIKGLTDGVAEGRTNLKVFETPDRPTIDGVQTGISVNEEAPSKIGACEVKNGYPKPNVTWYRNNTPLHSTPGVVNIVPSTTTESSHLYSVRSELSMKVEKEDKDAQFYCEVSYFVPGETRMTETKRINITVYYPSTALSVWVESPKGKIKEGDSIELHCHGNGNTPSSVISIKHAQDDTTWDTSMLVLPNVTRLNSGVYQCSSLDTDTFEELSGNTTVFVNYLDPAALLPADTIEVAQGEELMATCNALSSLQTHTVWLKNGEEVSKSHSLNLKDVTFDTAGTYVCVVTVPEIEGMETSAMLSVHVQGPPEIVGPVNMKMDESFDSTVDLKCRFRGFPAPSVTWTTSDGKVLKTPSLKETEDGVESVVSVKVSSDITAFCNASNVYGAAAVTFNIKATIHTTTPATTTISSITVKAETAIPPKKVKKEGRGVIIAVVIICILLLAILGSVLYFLYKKGKICGRSGKQDLTKEKSNKDNIVVEMKSDNTEEAVLLGVNGEKQPPSDQ, via the exons CGTTGGCTGTTGTGGAGGTgaacatggaggacagagtggaGGTGTTCAGGGGATACACAGCTCAGATCACCTGCATGTTCACATCGGATGACGGCGTCGGCGGCGTGATCATACAGTGGCTCTAC GTGACACCGTCgggtgagaggaagaggatctACTACCAGGACACCACCATGAAGGTTGTCGACCGAGGCACACTGTTCACAGACCGGATGAGTGTGAATGGCACCGGAGCCACTGGAGAGGTGGTGCTGACCATCAGCAATGTGCAGCTGACCGATGAACTGGAATTTATCTGTCTCATCAAAGGTCTAACAGATGGAGTTGCGGAGGGACGCACAAACCTGAAGGTGTTCG AGACACCAGACCGTCCTACCATTGACGGTGTGCAAACGGGGATCTCAGTCAACGAAGAGGCCCCCTCCAAA ATTGGTGCCTGTGAGGTCAAAAATGGTTACCCCAAGCCGAATGTCACCTGGTACAGAAACAACACTCCACTACACAGCACTCCGGGGG TGGTGAACATAGTGCCCAGCACCACTACCGAGTCCAGCCACCTGTACTCGGTCAGGAGTGAGCTGAGCATgaaggtggagaaggaggacaAAGATGCTCAGTTCTACTGTGAAGTCTCCTACTTTGTTCCAGGAGAAACCAGGATGACCGAGACCAAACGCATCAACATCACTGTGTact acCCCTCCACAGCTTTAAGTGTTTGGGTGGAGTCACCAAAGGGCAAAATCAAGGAAGGGGACTCGATCGAGCTTCACTGCCACGGCAATGGGAACACTCCATCCTCAGTTATTTCAATCAAGCATGCACAA GACGATACGACTTGGGATACCTCGATGTTGGTGCTGCCTAATGTGACCCGTCTAAACAGCGGAGTTTACCAGTGTTCCTCTCTGGACACGGACACCTTTGAGGAGCTCTCAGGAAACACCACTGTGTTTGTCAACT ATCTGGACCCAGCTGcgctgttgcctgcagacactatTGAGGTGGCCCAAGGAGAGGAGCTGATGGCCACCTGCAAcgccctctcttctctccagacacacacagtctggttaaag AATGGAGAGGAGGTTTCAAAGAGCCACAGTCTGAACCTGAAGGACGTTACGTTCGACACAGCAGGGACGTATGTCTGCGTGGTGACGGTTCCTGAGATCGAGGGAATGGAGACCAGCGCGATGCTTTCTGTTCATGTCCAGG gccCACCAGAGATCGTGGGGCCAGTCAACATGAAGATGGACGAGAGTTTTGACAGTACAGTCGACCTGAAGTGCCGTTTCAGAGGCTTCCCTGCTCCCAGTGTTACCTGGACCACCTCTGATGGAAAG gtCCTCAAGACACCGTCCCTAAAAGAGACCGAGGATGGTGTCGAGAGCGTGGTCAGTGTCAAGGTCAGCTCTGACATCACTGCTTTCTGCAATGCCTCCAACGTATACGGCGCTGCTGCGGTGACTTTCAACATCAAAGCCA CTatacacaccaccacaccagcCACCACTACCATTTCCTCTATCACAG TCAAAGCAGAAACAGCTATTCCACCAAAGAAAGTCAAGAAAG AGGGCAGAGGTGTTATCATTGCAGTCGTCATCATCTGCATCCTGCTGCTGGCCATCTTGGGGAGCGTGCTCTACTTCCTCTACAAAAAGGGCAAGATCTGCGGCCGATCCGGCAAGCAAGACCT CACCAAAGAGAAGTCCAACAAAGATAATATCGTGGTGGAGATGAAGAGCGACAACACGGAGGAAGCCGTGCTCCTCGGGGTCAATGGAGAAAAGCAACCTCCCAGTGACCAG TAA
- the mcamb gene encoding melanoma cell adhesion molecule b isoform X4: MAARDFASLLFGLLLLFHTWGALAVVEVNMEDRVEVFRGYTAQITCMFTSDDGVGGVIIQWLYVTPSGERKRIYYQDTTMKVVDRGTLFTDRMSVNGTGATGEVVLTISNVQLTDELEFICLIKGLTDGVAEGRTNLKVFETPDRPTIDGVQTGISVNEEAPSKIGACEVKNGYPKPNVTWYRNNTPLHSTPGVVNIVPSTTTESSHLYSVRSELSMKVEKEDKDAQFYCEVSYFVPGETRMTETKRINITVYYPSTALSVWVESPKGKIKEGDSIELHCHGNGNTPSSVISIKHAQDDTTWDTSMLVLPNVTRLNSGVYQCSSLDTDTFEELSGNTTVFVNYLDPAALLPADTIEVAQGEELMATCNALSSLQTHTVWLKNGEEVSKSHSLNLKDVTFDTAGTYVCVVTVPEIEGMETSAMLSVHVQGPPEIVGPVNMKMDESFDSTVDLKCRFRGFPAPSVTWTTSDGKVLKTPSLKETEDGVESVVSVKVSSDITAFCNASNVYGAAAVTFNIKAKGRGVIIAVVIICILLLAILGSVLYFLYKKGKICGRSGKQDLTKEKSNKDNIVVEMKSDNTEEAVLLGVNGEKQPPSDQGGEYLDVQK; this comes from the exons CGTTGGCTGTTGTGGAGGTgaacatggaggacagagtggaGGTGTTCAGGGGATACACAGCTCAGATCACCTGCATGTTCACATCGGATGACGGCGTCGGCGGCGTGATCATACAGTGGCTCTAC GTGACACCGTCgggtgagaggaagaggatctACTACCAGGACACCACCATGAAGGTTGTCGACCGAGGCACACTGTTCACAGACCGGATGAGTGTGAATGGCACCGGAGCCACTGGAGAGGTGGTGCTGACCATCAGCAATGTGCAGCTGACCGATGAACTGGAATTTATCTGTCTCATCAAAGGTCTAACAGATGGAGTTGCGGAGGGACGCACAAACCTGAAGGTGTTCG AGACACCAGACCGTCCTACCATTGACGGTGTGCAAACGGGGATCTCAGTCAACGAAGAGGCCCCCTCCAAA ATTGGTGCCTGTGAGGTCAAAAATGGTTACCCCAAGCCGAATGTCACCTGGTACAGAAACAACACTCCACTACACAGCACTCCGGGGG TGGTGAACATAGTGCCCAGCACCACTACCGAGTCCAGCCACCTGTACTCGGTCAGGAGTGAGCTGAGCATgaaggtggagaaggaggacaAAGATGCTCAGTTCTACTGTGAAGTCTCCTACTTTGTTCCAGGAGAAACCAGGATGACCGAGACCAAACGCATCAACATCACTGTGTact acCCCTCCACAGCTTTAAGTGTTTGGGTGGAGTCACCAAAGGGCAAAATCAAGGAAGGGGACTCGATCGAGCTTCACTGCCACGGCAATGGGAACACTCCATCCTCAGTTATTTCAATCAAGCATGCACAA GACGATACGACTTGGGATACCTCGATGTTGGTGCTGCCTAATGTGACCCGTCTAAACAGCGGAGTTTACCAGTGTTCCTCTCTGGACACGGACACCTTTGAGGAGCTCTCAGGAAACACCACTGTGTTTGTCAACT ATCTGGACCCAGCTGcgctgttgcctgcagacactatTGAGGTGGCCCAAGGAGAGGAGCTGATGGCCACCTGCAAcgccctctcttctctccagacacacacagtctggttaaag AATGGAGAGGAGGTTTCAAAGAGCCACAGTCTGAACCTGAAGGACGTTACGTTCGACACAGCAGGGACGTATGTCTGCGTGGTGACGGTTCCTGAGATCGAGGGAATGGAGACCAGCGCGATGCTTTCTGTTCATGTCCAGG gccCACCAGAGATCGTGGGGCCAGTCAACATGAAGATGGACGAGAGTTTTGACAGTACAGTCGACCTGAAGTGCCGTTTCAGAGGCTTCCCTGCTCCCAGTGTTACCTGGACCACCTCTGATGGAAAG gtCCTCAAGACACCGTCCCTAAAAGAGACCGAGGATGGTGTCGAGAGCGTGGTCAGTGTCAAGGTCAGCTCTGACATCACTGCTTTCTGCAATGCCTCCAACGTATACGGCGCTGCTGCGGTGACTTTCAACATCAAAGCCA AGGGCAGAGGTGTTATCATTGCAGTCGTCATCATCTGCATCCTGCTGCTGGCCATCTTGGGGAGCGTGCTCTACTTCCTCTACAAAAAGGGCAAGATCTGCGGCCGATCCGGCAAGCAAGACCT CACCAAAGAGAAGTCCAACAAAGATAATATCGTGGTGGAGATGAAGAGCGACAACACGGAGGAAGCCGTGCTCCTCGGGGTCAATGGAGAAAAGCAACCTCCCAGTGACCAG GGCGGCGAGTACCTGGACGTGCAGAAGTGA
- the mcamb gene encoding melanoma cell adhesion molecule b isoform X3, producing MAARDFASLLFGLLLLFHTWGALAVVEVNMEDRVEVFRGYTAQITCMFTSDDGVGGVIIQWLYVTPSGERKRIYYQDTTMKVVDRGTLFTDRMSVNGTGATGEVVLTISNVQLTDELEFICLIKGLTDGVAEGRTNLKVFETPDRPTIDGVQTGISVNEEAPSKIGACEVKNGYPKPNVTWYRNNTPLHSTPGVVNIVPSTTTESSHLYSVRSELSMKVEKEDKDAQFYCEVSYFVPGETRMTETKRINITVYYPSTALSVWVESPKGKIKEGDSIELHCHGNGNTPSSVISIKHAQDDTTWDTSMLVLPNVTRLNSGVYQCSSLDTDTFEELSGNTTVFVNYLDPAALLPADTIEVAQGEELMATCNALSSLQTHTVWLKNGEEVSKSHSLNLKDVTFDTAGTYVCVVTVPEIEGMETSAMLSVHVQGPPEIVGPVNMKMDESFDSTVDLKCRFRGFPAPSVTWTTSDGKVLKTPSLKETEDGVESVVSVKVSSDITAFCNASNVYGAAAVTFNIKAIKAETAIPPKKVKKEGRGVIIAVVIICILLLAILGSVLYFLYKKGKICGRSGKQDLTKEKSNKDNIVVEMKSDNTEEAVLLGVNGEKQPPSDQGGEYLDVQK from the exons CGTTGGCTGTTGTGGAGGTgaacatggaggacagagtggaGGTGTTCAGGGGATACACAGCTCAGATCACCTGCATGTTCACATCGGATGACGGCGTCGGCGGCGTGATCATACAGTGGCTCTAC GTGACACCGTCgggtgagaggaagaggatctACTACCAGGACACCACCATGAAGGTTGTCGACCGAGGCACACTGTTCACAGACCGGATGAGTGTGAATGGCACCGGAGCCACTGGAGAGGTGGTGCTGACCATCAGCAATGTGCAGCTGACCGATGAACTGGAATTTATCTGTCTCATCAAAGGTCTAACAGATGGAGTTGCGGAGGGACGCACAAACCTGAAGGTGTTCG AGACACCAGACCGTCCTACCATTGACGGTGTGCAAACGGGGATCTCAGTCAACGAAGAGGCCCCCTCCAAA ATTGGTGCCTGTGAGGTCAAAAATGGTTACCCCAAGCCGAATGTCACCTGGTACAGAAACAACACTCCACTACACAGCACTCCGGGGG TGGTGAACATAGTGCCCAGCACCACTACCGAGTCCAGCCACCTGTACTCGGTCAGGAGTGAGCTGAGCATgaaggtggagaaggaggacaAAGATGCTCAGTTCTACTGTGAAGTCTCCTACTTTGTTCCAGGAGAAACCAGGATGACCGAGACCAAACGCATCAACATCACTGTGTact acCCCTCCACAGCTTTAAGTGTTTGGGTGGAGTCACCAAAGGGCAAAATCAAGGAAGGGGACTCGATCGAGCTTCACTGCCACGGCAATGGGAACACTCCATCCTCAGTTATTTCAATCAAGCATGCACAA GACGATACGACTTGGGATACCTCGATGTTGGTGCTGCCTAATGTGACCCGTCTAAACAGCGGAGTTTACCAGTGTTCCTCTCTGGACACGGACACCTTTGAGGAGCTCTCAGGAAACACCACTGTGTTTGTCAACT ATCTGGACCCAGCTGcgctgttgcctgcagacactatTGAGGTGGCCCAAGGAGAGGAGCTGATGGCCACCTGCAAcgccctctcttctctccagacacacacagtctggttaaag AATGGAGAGGAGGTTTCAAAGAGCCACAGTCTGAACCTGAAGGACGTTACGTTCGACACAGCAGGGACGTATGTCTGCGTGGTGACGGTTCCTGAGATCGAGGGAATGGAGACCAGCGCGATGCTTTCTGTTCATGTCCAGG gccCACCAGAGATCGTGGGGCCAGTCAACATGAAGATGGACGAGAGTTTTGACAGTACAGTCGACCTGAAGTGCCGTTTCAGAGGCTTCCCTGCTCCCAGTGTTACCTGGACCACCTCTGATGGAAAG gtCCTCAAGACACCGTCCCTAAAAGAGACCGAGGATGGTGTCGAGAGCGTGGTCAGTGTCAAGGTCAGCTCTGACATCACTGCTTTCTGCAATGCCTCCAACGTATACGGCGCTGCTGCGGTGACTTTCAACATCAAAGCCA TCAAAGCAGAAACAGCTATTCCACCAAAGAAAGTCAAGAAAG AGGGCAGAGGTGTTATCATTGCAGTCGTCATCATCTGCATCCTGCTGCTGGCCATCTTGGGGAGCGTGCTCTACTTCCTCTACAAAAAGGGCAAGATCTGCGGCCGATCCGGCAAGCAAGACCT CACCAAAGAGAAGTCCAACAAAGATAATATCGTGGTGGAGATGAAGAGCGACAACACGGAGGAAGCCGTGCTCCTCGGGGTCAATGGAGAAAAGCAACCTCCCAGTGACCAG GGCGGCGAGTACCTGGACGTGCAGAAGTGA
- the mcamb gene encoding melanoma cell adhesion molecule b isoform X1: MAARDFASLLFGLLLLFHTWGALAVVEVNMEDRVEVFRGYTAQITCMFTSDDGVGGVIIQWLYVTPSGERKRIYYQDTTMKVVDRGTLFTDRMSVNGTGATGEVVLTISNVQLTDELEFICLIKGLTDGVAEGRTNLKVFETPDRPTIDGVQTGISVNEEAPSKIGACEVKNGYPKPNVTWYRNNTPLHSTPGVVNIVPSTTTESSHLYSVRSELSMKVEKEDKDAQFYCEVSYFVPGETRMTETKRINITVYYPSTALSVWVESPKGKIKEGDSIELHCHGNGNTPSSVISIKHAQDDTTWDTSMLVLPNVTRLNSGVYQCSSLDTDTFEELSGNTTVFVNYLDPAALLPADTIEVAQGEELMATCNALSSLQTHTVWLKNGEEVSKSHSLNLKDVTFDTAGTYVCVVTVPEIEGMETSAMLSVHVQGPPEIVGPVNMKMDESFDSTVDLKCRFRGFPAPSVTWTTSDGKVLKTPSLKETEDGVESVVSVKVSSDITAFCNASNVYGAAAVTFNIKATIHTTTPATTTISSITVKAETAIPPKKVKKEGRGVIIAVVIICILLLAILGSVLYFLYKKGKICGRSGKQDLTKEKSNKDNIVVEMKSDNTEEAVLLGVNGEKQPPSDQGGEYLDVQK, translated from the exons CGTTGGCTGTTGTGGAGGTgaacatggaggacagagtggaGGTGTTCAGGGGATACACAGCTCAGATCACCTGCATGTTCACATCGGATGACGGCGTCGGCGGCGTGATCATACAGTGGCTCTAC GTGACACCGTCgggtgagaggaagaggatctACTACCAGGACACCACCATGAAGGTTGTCGACCGAGGCACACTGTTCACAGACCGGATGAGTGTGAATGGCACCGGAGCCACTGGAGAGGTGGTGCTGACCATCAGCAATGTGCAGCTGACCGATGAACTGGAATTTATCTGTCTCATCAAAGGTCTAACAGATGGAGTTGCGGAGGGACGCACAAACCTGAAGGTGTTCG AGACACCAGACCGTCCTACCATTGACGGTGTGCAAACGGGGATCTCAGTCAACGAAGAGGCCCCCTCCAAA ATTGGTGCCTGTGAGGTCAAAAATGGTTACCCCAAGCCGAATGTCACCTGGTACAGAAACAACACTCCACTACACAGCACTCCGGGGG TGGTGAACATAGTGCCCAGCACCACTACCGAGTCCAGCCACCTGTACTCGGTCAGGAGTGAGCTGAGCATgaaggtggagaaggaggacaAAGATGCTCAGTTCTACTGTGAAGTCTCCTACTTTGTTCCAGGAGAAACCAGGATGACCGAGACCAAACGCATCAACATCACTGTGTact acCCCTCCACAGCTTTAAGTGTTTGGGTGGAGTCACCAAAGGGCAAAATCAAGGAAGGGGACTCGATCGAGCTTCACTGCCACGGCAATGGGAACACTCCATCCTCAGTTATTTCAATCAAGCATGCACAA GACGATACGACTTGGGATACCTCGATGTTGGTGCTGCCTAATGTGACCCGTCTAAACAGCGGAGTTTACCAGTGTTCCTCTCTGGACACGGACACCTTTGAGGAGCTCTCAGGAAACACCACTGTGTTTGTCAACT ATCTGGACCCAGCTGcgctgttgcctgcagacactatTGAGGTGGCCCAAGGAGAGGAGCTGATGGCCACCTGCAAcgccctctcttctctccagacacacacagtctggttaaag AATGGAGAGGAGGTTTCAAAGAGCCACAGTCTGAACCTGAAGGACGTTACGTTCGACACAGCAGGGACGTATGTCTGCGTGGTGACGGTTCCTGAGATCGAGGGAATGGAGACCAGCGCGATGCTTTCTGTTCATGTCCAGG gccCACCAGAGATCGTGGGGCCAGTCAACATGAAGATGGACGAGAGTTTTGACAGTACAGTCGACCTGAAGTGCCGTTTCAGAGGCTTCCCTGCTCCCAGTGTTACCTGGACCACCTCTGATGGAAAG gtCCTCAAGACACCGTCCCTAAAAGAGACCGAGGATGGTGTCGAGAGCGTGGTCAGTGTCAAGGTCAGCTCTGACATCACTGCTTTCTGCAATGCCTCCAACGTATACGGCGCTGCTGCGGTGACTTTCAACATCAAAGCCA CTatacacaccaccacaccagcCACCACTACCATTTCCTCTATCACAG TCAAAGCAGAAACAGCTATTCCACCAAAGAAAGTCAAGAAAG AGGGCAGAGGTGTTATCATTGCAGTCGTCATCATCTGCATCCTGCTGCTGGCCATCTTGGGGAGCGTGCTCTACTTCCTCTACAAAAAGGGCAAGATCTGCGGCCGATCCGGCAAGCAAGACCT CACCAAAGAGAAGTCCAACAAAGATAATATCGTGGTGGAGATGAAGAGCGACAACACGGAGGAAGCCGTGCTCCTCGGGGTCAATGGAGAAAAGCAACCTCCCAGTGACCAG GGCGGCGAGTACCTGGACGTGCAGAAGTGA